The Methanohalophilus portucalensis DNA window ACATGTTTATTAGTAGGTCCCCCAAACATGCCCATTGAATAACGATGAGTCCAAGCCTTACCTATCGCAGTATTCGACTTATAGACGTATTCGATATCCTCTGAAGATGATGTAACTTCAGGTTTATTGAAACCTTCATAACTTATATCATTAGCAAACCATGCATATTCCGGAAGAGGCACTCCATAAACTTCAGCCTCATATGTAGCTTCTCCTTCAAAATCAAAATTTGAACCTACTGTTCCTTGATGTTTATCTACAGATAAACTTGCATCTGCAACCAGGCTCCTAATAGTTACGTTTTCTTCAATGTCAGGATTTAGATTTTCTTTTGCACTCACGGTTGGCATTAAGCAACACGCCATCAACAACATTGCTGCAAACAATATACTGATTTGAAATTTTGGTATATTCCTCATTTTATTTCTACCTCTTTGATTTTACTCCAGAGGCAAAGCTATGTTTATATAGTGTAAACCACAACCTAATCCTGCCTACGGGCCAATGTGGAGTTCTGATTGGTAACGCACATCCAATCTCCACATTGTAAAATACTATAATGTAATGGTATATATAGTTGAGGGTTACACATATTAGCTTTCTTGTTAACAAAAATAAGAGCAATCTTTGCACTAAAATTGTGTATAGAAAACATAAATATATAAACTCTGACGGCAGGATAGTAAAACAAATTCTCATGAATCATTTCTTGATAATATCCCTAAACTTAACCCTTCTGCGAGTCATGATAACAGTTTTATCGGTACCACGAATGACCTGTTCAAGGAACACATCCTTCAGAAAGTTCTTGAAGAATGGGCGGGTGGTTGAGCCCAAAAAGATCACATCATGATTCTTTGCCTCTTCATCAATTACGGACACTGCATCATCACCAACAATAAACTTGCTTTCGTTTTCCGCTCCCGATAAATGAGCGGAAACTCCATGGAATACCTTGAAGAGAAAAGAAAAATACTGGAAAAGATTTTCTCTTTATGTGTCTGTATTGTTCAATAACAGGGGATAACTGTTATCGATTTTCCACTTTTCCATACATATTAATTCATGCAACATCCGGTGTATTTCGGAACATTTGATCCTTCAATATCCCGTATTCATCAAAACACATACGGGATGTCAGGAAAATTGCAAGTGTCACACATGTAACAGTGGATACATAAACAGAAACCATTACTGCAATCTGGTATTTGATCGCCAGGATCGGTGATGCTCCGGCTATCAACTGGCCACTCATCATGCCGGGTAGATGAACTATTCCTATCGTAGAAATATCTCCTACAGCCGGTTTCAGGGAAGAACGGAGACCTTTTCTTACATAGGGCATAAGTGCCTCATTCATTCCGGCACCAAAAGAAAGTCTGGACACATAGCGGTTTTCATTCCTTTTCAAACTGCTGTAGAAATTTCCTACACCAATTATAGTTCCGCCAAGGGAATTACCAAGCAATATACCACCTATGGGTATGAGGTAGGGAGCTTCAAACACATTGGCCAGGTCAATTACAAAGGAGTTCACATACATAAGTATCAGGAACGTCCCTCCCAAGAAAGCACCAAGTGTAGGGATATAGAGGGATTTGAGATCCATTTCCTGACGCTGGACAGACTCAAAGGCTGCAAATGAAACCATCAGGAAAAACCACAATAAATTCAATACAGGATTATTCATATCAAACACAAATGTCAGGAATAAGCCGGCAAGGAAAAGCTGTATCGTCATCCTGAGAATAGCTGTAAGGGATTCTTTACCCATATTCAGCCGCACATATCTCATTATGAATAAAGGAATTATGAGCAGAAGAAAACCAAAAAATAAACCTGTGTAAGAAATCTCGTCAGGCATTTATTTCACATCCGTCAACAAAGACTTCATCCATAGCTACTCTATCCCATGTGTTGTCGTGGGACACAACAAGAAGTGTCCAATCTTCATTTTCAAGAAAGAAGTCCACAACCTTTTCCTTAAGTTCGGGATCCAGTGCCGATGTGACTTCATCAAGCAGGAAAATCTCCTTGCCCAGTAACACGGAAATTATTATGCATATTCTCTGTTTCTCCCCTCCAGACAGATCCTCAAACTTCTTGTACACAATGGACCTGTCCAATCCAAAGTATTCAAGCAGGGAATTACGTCTCCTGTGATACTTTCTTCCCTGGTTATGGTCAAAAGAAAATATTTCGTTGATCAAATCCTTGACAATCCCCTCACCGATATCAGTATCCTGTGAAACATATGCGATTTCTTTCCTGATGTCCCATATGTTAGAGGCCGAAACTTTTCTGCCCCTGTAAAAAACCTCTCCATCATCGACACGTAAAATACCCAATAGTATTTTGAGAAGAGTTGACTTACCGCTTCCTGATCGCCCTTTCAGAATTAACTTATCACCCAGATTGACAGTCAGGTTAAAGTTAGAAAAAAGACGGGAACCATGAAAATCAACACATATATCCTTATATCGTATCAGTTCTGAACTCATGTATGAACCTCACTCAAAAATCCTCATTTAGTAACACTTAAATCATAAATATCATATTTATTCTTGCAATAAATCATACTAATTAATACAGCGTTACATATTGTTTTTTTATAAAATATAGCAATTAGATCTATTTTACTTGTTTTTTAGATTCAATTATTTCAATTAATAATCTATTATGTGCATATTAGATATGAATTTTACTTATTATTTTTAACACTAAAGTTGTATTTGATTATAATAAAATCCCCTATAGTAACACCCTAACTTCACATCGACAAAATCTGTCAATGATGTTGAAAACAAAAATATGGAAGGATAACACTGAAGTAGTAAATGAACCAAAGCTAAAGGAAATAGAGAATAAAACATCTTATACAAAGGTCAACCATGCAACAAAAACAGAGAATCATCAATGCACTGGAATGCAAATCGGTAGATAAAATTCCTGTAGGATTGTTCACAACCGCTGCTCCACTGGAAATTATGGATTCATGTGGTGTTGCCAGGCCCGAAGCTGACTTTGATCCTGAAAAGATGGCTGAGCTGGCAATAGCCACTCAGAGTATCCCCGGATTTGAGACTATACGCTACCCCTTTGACTTAACAGTGCTGGCAGAAAGTTTCGGCTGTAAGATTCACAGGGGATCAAAGGACATACCTCCTGCTGTACTCGAAGGACCGGAGATCAATATTGAAGACATAGAAGTTCCTGAAGATTTGATGCAAAAAGGAAGAATGCCTGCAATCCTTGAAGCCACACATATTATAAAAAGACAAGTAGGGAATGAAGTTCCACTTATATGTGGTTTTGCCGGTCCTGTGGACCTTGCTGTTAATCTGATGGGCATGAAGCCGTTCCTGTTAAAAATACTTAAAGAACCACATAAAATAGAAAGATTAATGGAAGTCACTACCCAGGCATGCATAAAAGCTGCTAATGAAAGCCTGGGAGCAGGAGCAGATGTGATATGTTTCGGAGAAGCAGTTGTTTCCCCCGACATTGTTCCACCGGCTATGTTTAAGTCCGTCATAAAACCATACTATAGACAACTTGTAGATTCTGTTAACGGGAAATGTGTAATCCATGTATGCGGAAAAGCCGATCCCGTAATAAAAGATATTGCCGAATGTGGATTTTGTGGTATAAGTGTTGAAGAAAGTGTTGAAGATCTGCAATACGCCATAAAAATGGCACATGAAGGCGGTGCTGCACTGATAGGCAATGTTTCAACTTCCACTACCATATACAATAAAACTGCTGAAGAAGTAAAAGCAGAAGCTTTGAAATGTCTGGAGGCAGGCGTGGATATCCTGGCTCCGGGTTGTGGGATCGCACCACAGTCACCCATAAAGAATATGCAGGCCCTTGCACAGGCACGGAATGAATTCTGCGAGGAAAGATAAAAACGGATCAAGAAGTAACTTATTTCTCAAAGGTGTAATGAATGAAAGTAATAATCATTGGCGGATTCCTGGGCAGCGGTAAAACTACTACCCTGCTTAAGCTGGGAAAATATCTCAATGATAAAGGCGAAAAAATCGCCATTATCGTAAATGAGATAGGTGAAATCGGAGTTGACGGGACAACACTGGATATAGAAGGAGTGGAAACCAGGGAAATCACCAACGGATGTATTTGCTGCACTTTGAAAATCGATATGGAACAGGCGCTTGACTCCCTTGCCGAGGAATATGGGCCAGATACAGTAATTATTGAACCAACTGGCGTCGCATTTCCCCGACAGATCAAAGAAGAAATTGAATTGATGAAAATTGCAGAAATGGAGTTTTCCCCCATAATAAATCTGATAGATGGAAGCAGGTTCGATCTGGAAATTGAGCAGATTCCAAAATTCATAAAAACTCAGATAGAGGATGCAGACATCCTGGGCATTAACAAAATAGACATTGCGACAGACGAACAGATCAGTAAGGTCAAAGCGTTATTGCAACACTATAATACAGATGCAAAAATACTGGAATTTTCGGCAAAAGAAAATGCAGGAAATTTTGAAGAATTAATAGAAACCATAGGTGGAGAAGGAAAACAAAGAGACCATTCCACAAAACAAAATTCTATTGCTGAATCAAATGTATCATCCCATGCCATTGAATTTGCAATTGAGTCAAATGATCTGGAAATCAAGAAGGGCCACAAGCTGGCAAATGAAATTGTTGATTCCATACATAGCCAGTTCATTCAATTGAATCCGGATTTTATAGGCCATATAAAGATGTCCATGGACCTACCGGAAACTTTCCTGAAAATCAGCCTCACATCCTCTACAAACAAACCTGAAATAGAAATTTTTGAGAGGGAAAATGCTGCAAACCCAAAGGTTAGAGCATTGGCAGCTGTGACAAATATCAGACAGGATGATGTAGTCAAAATACTGGAAAACACTATTGAGGAAATGTTTGCGGAAACAGGAATTGACCTTCAGAGACTTCAGCAACATACAGACACAAAAAATATCATTAACCTGTGTGATATTTCTATATAAACAGAACCGGGGGTCTAATAATAACTGATAACAAATCGGAGCAAAATCAGAGAGTGATGCCTATATGGGTATCTGCAGGAGCTATTGCGGGTGCACTCTACGGCAACCTGTTACTTGGACCGTCTATAGGAAGCGTGGGGCTTGGCACTATAATGGGTATAGCAATAGGGTCACTTGGTGGTATTTCTTTCGGATTATCACAAATCCGAAAACAGGAAGGAGATGAAAGATATTCTTTTGAAGGTGAAGAAAACCTCATGAAGATCATGGGAGCAGTCGCCATCATCCTTTTTGTAATCACTCTTGCTATGTTGTTCTGACCAGAAGAATGCCGATAAGGGGTGATCGACATTCCTCAAATGAGCCATGCAGCCTGTTATGCTATGCGAGAAACTTATATACCATTTGCAAACATATAAACATGTTAACAATTGTGAAATTGCAGATATAATAAATATTCAGGGGAAAAGAAATGACAAAAATAGAAGTAGATACAAGGGGAGAGACCTGCCCGGTCCCGCTAGTTGAATGCAGGAAGGCACTGAGAAAAGCTACACCGGGAGATGAGGTAATAGTTACCGGCACACATCCAGCTTCAAAGAAGGAGATACCAATGGCCTGCGAATCCATGGGGCTTGAAATTATCGGTATCGATGAAGAAGCTGATGAGTGGAAAATCAGAATTAAGCGTTAAAAGGGTTGGTTTCTGTGAGCAATAAAACAGTCATAATAGTCCATAGCGGGGACATGGACAAACTGTACAGTGCACTCATTATTGCAAATGGTTCACTGTCGATGGGAATGGAAGCTTCCCTATATTTTACTTTTTGGGGCCTTGAGCGGTTGAAAAAAGGAGGACTTGAAAAGGGTCCCTTATCCAAAATGAATTTCCTGGGGCTTGGCAAATGGATGGTCAAAAGCAGGATGAAAAAGGTCAATGTAGCTCCCCTTGAAAAAATGATGACCGATTTCAAGGAACTTGGGGGTAAAATAATTGCCTGTGAAATGACCATGGAAATTATGGGAATCAAGCAAGAACAGCTACGTACCGAATGGATTGATGAATATGGTGCTGTGGGTACCTATGTCCATGAAGCAAAAGATGCAGAGATTACATTGTTTATCTGAGGAATTTTATGGAAGACAAAACTGCTTATTTTGATAATTCCGCAAGCACAAGGCTGGATGAAAGAGTGTTTGAGGCAATGAAGCCGTATTATTTTGATACTTATGCAGTGGCAACATCAGAGTTTGCTTATTCGATGGGTATCGATGCAAAGGAGGCACTTGAAGAAGCCAGGTCCACAATTGCAGATTCATTAAATGCTTCGCCTGGAGAAATTGTTTTCACATCCGGAAGCACCGAATCAAGCAACATGGCAATAAAGGGAGTAACATCTGCACTCAAAAAGAAAGGGAAACACCTTATTGTCTCAAAAATCGAGGATTTCCCCGTCCTGAATACCGCAAAAGCACTGGAAAAACAGGGTTTTGAAATCGATTTCATTGAAGTGGATGGCAGTGGTCGGCTAAATACAGAACAACTTGCAG harbors:
- a CDS encoding CobW family GTP-binding protein, with the translated sequence MKVIIIGGFLGSGKTTTLLKLGKYLNDKGEKIAIIVNEIGEIGVDGTTLDIEGVETREITNGCICCTLKIDMEQALDSLAEEYGPDTVIIEPTGVAFPRQIKEEIELMKIAEMEFSPIINLIDGSRFDLEIEQIPKFIKTQIEDADILGINKIDIATDEQISKVKALLQHYNTDAKILEFSAKENAGNFEELIETIGGEGKQRDHSTKQNSIAESNVSSHAIEFAIESNDLEIKKGHKLANEIVDSIHSQFIQLNPDFIGHIKMSMDLPETFLKISLTSSTNKPEIEIFERENAANPKVRALAAVTNIRQDDVVKILENTIEEMFAETGIDLQRLQQHTDTKNIINLCDISI
- a CDS encoding ABC transporter permease — translated: MPDEISYTGLFFGFLLLIIPLFIMRYVRLNMGKESLTAILRMTIQLFLAGLFLTFVFDMNNPVLNLLWFFLMVSFAAFESVQRQEMDLKSLYIPTLGAFLGGTFLILMYVNSFVIDLANVFEAPYLIPIGGILLGNSLGGTIIGVGNFYSSLKRNENRYVSRLSFGAGMNEALMPYVRKGLRSSLKPAVGDISTIGIVHLPGMMSGQLIAGASPILAIKYQIAVMVSVYVSTVTCVTLAIFLTSRMCFDEYGILKDQMFRNTPDVA
- the mtaA gene encoding methylcobamide:CoM methyltransferase MtaA, with the translated sequence MQQKQRIINALECKSVDKIPVGLFTTAAPLEIMDSCGVARPEADFDPEKMAELAIATQSIPGFETIRYPFDLTVLAESFGCKIHRGSKDIPPAVLEGPEINIEDIEVPEDLMQKGRMPAILEATHIIKRQVGNEVPLICGFAGPVDLAVNLMGMKPFLLKILKEPHKIERLMEVTTQACIKAANESLGAGADVICFGEAVVSPDIVPPAMFKSVIKPYYRQLVDSVNGKCVIHVCGKADPVIKDIAECGFCGISVEESVEDLQYAIKMAHEGGAALIGNVSTSTTIYNKTAEEVKAEALKCLEAGVDILAPGCGIAPQSPIKNMQALAQARNEFCEER
- a CDS encoding ABC transporter ATP-binding protein produces the protein MSSELIRYKDICVDFHGSRLFSNFNLTVNLGDKLILKGRSGSGKSTLLKILLGILRVDDGEVFYRGRKVSASNIWDIRKEIAYVSQDTDIGEGIVKDLINEIFSFDHNQGRKYHRRRNSLLEYFGLDRSIVYKKFEDLSGGEKQRICIIISVLLGKEIFLLDEVTSALDPELKEKVVDFFLENEDWTLLVVSHDNTWDRVAMDEVFVDGCEINA
- a CDS encoding sulfurtransferase TusA family protein, whose product is MTKIEVDTRGETCPVPLVECRKALRKATPGDEVIVTGTHPASKKEIPMACESMGLEIIGIDEEADEWKIRIKR
- a CDS encoding adenine nucleotide alpha hydrolase family protein, with protein sequence MSVIDEEAKNHDVIFLGSTTRPFFKNFLKDVFLEQVIRGTDKTVIMTRRRVKFRDIIKK
- a CDS encoding DsrE/DsrF/DrsH-like family protein, whose amino-acid sequence is MSNKTVIIVHSGDMDKLYSALIIANGSLSMGMEASLYFTFWGLERLKKGGLEKGPLSKMNFLGLGKWMVKSRMKKVNVAPLEKMMTDFKELGGKIIACEMTMEIMGIKQEQLRTEWIDEYGAVGTYVHEAKDAEITLFI